In the Muricauda sp. MAR_2010_75 genome, one interval contains:
- a CDS encoding adenosylcobalamin-dependent ribonucleoside-diphosphate reductase gives MDLLEKGEASEKGMGKSFHSGLKLTANAQQLLSARYFLKDAQGKVLENPQQLFKRVAKNVAGAEARQNGEWEDKFYRVMANLLFLPNSPTLMNAGLPNGQLSACFVLPVEDSLVSIFTTLKDTAMIHQSGGGTGYNFSKLRPHGDRIASSGGVSSGPMAFIKIYDTATEHVRQGGKRRGANMGILNANHPDIEEFILAKSEGTKLQNFNLSVGITDDFMEAVQVNGSWPLINPRTKTIAKTIKAKNIWNLIVSQTWKTGDPGLIFLNTINKHNPIPKRKIQSTNPCGEVPLFEYESCNLGSLNLSKMLISENDVWKVDWDLLEETIEVAIRFLDNVISVNHYLLPKVETETKRNRKIGLGVMGWAEMLALLNIPYASDEAIELGERLMQFIKSKSYQTSQHLAEERGVFPSWTESIHYPDRLMRNATCNSIAPTGSISVIANTSYSIEPLYALAYKRVGILENQTQLEINPVFVYKMKMLGLWNDELKDEVLRTGTIQQLEIIPKEVKRVFETSLQIPWKYHLKHQRAFQKYTDNAVSKTVNLREDTDEETISEIYRTAWEYGLKGITIYRDGSKANQVLQACHLNRSSNC, from the coding sequence ATGGACTTACTGGAAAAAGGTGAAGCAAGCGAAAAAGGAATGGGTAAATCTTTTCACAGCGGATTGAAACTTACCGCCAATGCCCAACAATTACTCAGTGCGAGATATTTTTTAAAAGATGCTCAAGGAAAGGTTTTGGAAAACCCACAACAATTGTTCAAGCGGGTGGCCAAAAATGTGGCAGGTGCTGAGGCACGACAGAATGGCGAATGGGAAGATAAGTTTTACAGGGTAATGGCCAATCTGCTCTTTTTGCCCAATTCACCCACTTTAATGAACGCAGGATTGCCCAATGGACAACTGAGTGCATGCTTTGTTTTGCCCGTAGAGGACAGCTTGGTTAGCATCTTTACAACATTGAAGGACACTGCCATGATTCACCAGAGTGGGGGTGGTACAGGATATAATTTTTCCAAGCTTCGGCCTCATGGGGATAGAATTGCATCATCTGGAGGAGTTTCTTCGGGACCTATGGCATTCATCAAGATTTATGATACAGCAACGGAACATGTAAGGCAAGGAGGAAAAAGAAGAGGTGCCAATATGGGAATCTTGAATGCGAACCATCCGGATATTGAAGAATTTATTCTTGCTAAGTCCGAAGGAACTAAACTTCAAAACTTTAATCTATCTGTTGGGATAACGGATGATTTTATGGAGGCTGTACAGGTTAATGGTAGTTGGCCTTTAATCAATCCTAGGACCAAAACGATTGCCAAGACCATCAAGGCAAAAAATATATGGAACCTAATCGTTTCACAAACATGGAAAACCGGTGATCCCGGGCTCATCTTCCTAAATACCATCAATAAACATAATCCAATTCCAAAAAGGAAGATACAGAGTACAAATCCCTGTGGAGAGGTACCCCTCTTTGAATATGAAAGCTGCAACCTGGGGTCTCTTAATCTATCCAAAATGTTGATTTCCGAAAACGACGTATGGAAGGTGGACTGGGATTTGCTGGAAGAGACCATTGAGGTGGCCATCCGTTTTTTGGACAATGTAATTTCTGTTAACCATTACTTGCTCCCCAAAGTAGAAACAGAAACAAAAAGGAACAGGAAAATAGGGCTGGGGGTTATGGGCTGGGCCGAAATGTTGGCTTTGTTAAATATCCCTTATGCTTCTGATGAGGCTATTGAACTAGGTGAAAGGTTGATGCAGTTTATTAAGTCTAAAAGCTATCAAACTTCACAACATCTTGCGGAGGAAAGAGGGGTGTTTCCCAGTTGGACGGAGAGCATCCACTATCCTGATAGACTCATGAGGAATGCCACATGCAACAGTATTGCACCAACAGGTAGCATTTCGGTCATTGCCAATACGTCATATTCCATTGAGCCCCTATATGCACTGGCCTACAAACGAGTGGGAATCTTGGAGAACCAGACACAGTTGGAGATTAACCCTGTTTTTGTTTATAAAATGAAAATGCTGGGGTTGTGGAACGATGAACTGAAGGATGAAGTGCTCAGAACGGGTACGATTCAACAGTTGGAAATTATTCCAAAAGAAGTGAAAAGAGTATTTGAAACCAGTTTGCAGATTCCTTGGAAATACCATTTGAAGCACCAAAGGGCATTTCAGAAGTATACGGACAATGCAGTCTCAAAAACGGTCAATTTACGAGAGGATACTGACGAGGAAACTATCTCGGAAATCTATAGAACGGCATGGGAGTATGGACTCAAAGGCATTACCATCTACAGAGATGGTAGCAAGGCCAATCAGGTATTGCAGGCCTGCCACTTGAACAGGAGCTCCAATTGTTGA
- a CDS encoding nicotinate-nucleotide adenylyltransferase: MKKVFLGLFLMGLTIPSYSQIIKTEELSEVIVYATNYKYLSNANSQEVTSIPVTALERKVAAYDIKNSDIYMDEYDYYEVAFYIPEGKILAAYDKDGKIIRTAEKFKDINLPVTVKEAILERFPEWTITKDIYLVTYHEDKGINKKYKLKLVNGDKVLRVKLDAGGNFL, translated from the coding sequence ATGAAAAAAGTATTCCTTGGTCTATTTTTGATGGGACTGACCATTCCGTCGTATTCCCAAATCATTAAAACTGAAGAGCTTTCAGAGGTAATTGTCTACGCTACCAACTACAAGTATCTCAGCAATGCAAACTCGCAAGAGGTTACGTCAATTCCAGTTACTGCATTGGAACGAAAAGTTGCGGCGTATGACATCAAGAACTCCGACATCTACATGGATGAGTATGATTATTATGAAGTGGCCTTCTACATCCCCGAAGGGAAAATTTTGGCTGCTTATGACAAAGACGGCAAGATTATTAGAACTGCCGAAAAATTCAAGGATATCAACCTCCCTGTTACCGTTAAGGAAGCCATATTGGAAAGATTTCCTGAATGGACCATTACCAAAGATATTTATTTGGTAACCTACCATGAAGACAAGGGCATCAACAAAAAGTACAAACTTAAGTTGGTCAACGGTGACAAAGTATTACGGGTAAAATTGGATGCTGGAGGAAACTTCCTGTAG
- a CDS encoding FMN-binding protein: MKMKLILLAVAAILGSCKQKTEKPKSNQVNQEPTPTYSLPKEMKEIAQFADLSLTDSTDVDTVLNFKAIDSVGILAEISMEEALLLYKTTIESNKDVALPIFESKGTQNSLLIVSEKGFGGKIWGKVLVDRSTTEITKVEFGHKAESDEYGADGITLPSFEGQFIGTKINWTENTFGLDQSGKTLIKGNTTIDGISGATVTSQAVLRMMNEGLQKYSHYLN; encoded by the coding sequence ATGAAAATGAAACTTATCCTTTTAGCTGTTGCTGCCATTCTGGGAAGCTGCAAGCAAAAAACAGAAAAACCAAAATCCAATCAGGTGAATCAAGAGCCTACACCTACCTATTCATTGCCAAAGGAAATGAAAGAAATTGCCCAATTTGCGGATCTAAGCTTGACGGATTCAACTGATGTAGACACTGTATTAAATTTTAAAGCAATAGATTCAGTTGGGATTTTGGCCGAAATTTCTATGGAGGAAGCACTTTTGCTCTACAAAACAACCATTGAATCCAACAAGGACGTTGCACTGCCCATTTTTGAATCTAAAGGCACACAAAACAGTTTGCTCATTGTTTCTGAAAAGGGGTTTGGTGGAAAAATTTGGGGAAAAGTATTGGTAGACAGGTCAACTACTGAAATAACAAAGGTTGAATTTGGCCATAAAGCCGAATCTGATGAGTACGGTGCTGATGGAATCACCCTGCCCTCTTTTGAAGGCCAATTCATTGGGACCAAGATAAATTGGACGGAAAATACTTTTGGCCTTGATCAAAGTGGTAAAACACTCATTAAGGGCAACACAACGATTGATGGGATTTCCGGTGCCACTGTAACCAGTCAGGCGGTATTAAGGATGATGAATGAAGGGCTACAAAAATATAGTCACTATCTGAATTGA
- a CDS encoding flavodoxin domain-containing protein: MKILIVYATSEGQTRKISRFMEEVLQAKNHSVVIADATEDPPSPEKFDAVLIGSSIHIQKYHSSIKDYIMKNLDELNIKHSAFFSVSMAIASDIEEEHKEVEKIAQHFLDQTGWKPNETHHIAGALKYTQYDYFKKLIMRMIAKKEGGSTDTSKDHEYTDWDAVRSFVLDFAK, from the coding sequence ATGAAAATTCTTATCGTTTACGCCACAAGTGAAGGACAGACCCGAAAAATTTCCCGTTTTATGGAAGAGGTCCTACAAGCAAAGAACCATAGCGTAGTGATTGCCGATGCCACCGAAGACCCACCATCTCCAGAAAAATTTGATGCTGTGCTAATTGGGAGTTCCATCCACATCCAGAAGTACCATTCCTCCATCAAGGATTACATCATGAAAAATCTGGATGAACTCAATATTAAGCATTCCGCTTTCTTTTCGGTTTCCATGGCCATAGCATCAGATATCGAAGAAGAACATAAGGAAGTGGAGAAAATAGCTCAGCACTTTTTGGACCAAACCGGATGGAAACCCAATGAAACCCATCATATTGCGGGTGCACTTAAATACACCCAATACGACTACTTTAAAAAGCTTATCATGCGTATGATTGCCAAAAAAGAAGGTGGGTCCACAGATACGTCCAAAGACCATGAGTACACCGATTGGGATGCGGTACGGTCTTTTGTCTTGGATTTTGCAAAATAA
- a CDS encoding dodecin family protein — MSVLKVIEILGNSTVSFEDAVQNIITEASKTVREIKSVYIKDMQVTVDKNKISQYRVNAKVSFAISEEMDN, encoded by the coding sequence ATGTCAGTATTAAAAGTAATTGAAATCCTGGGAAACTCAACGGTGAGTTTTGAGGATGCCGTCCAGAACATTATCACGGAAGCATCAAAAACCGTGAGAGAGATCAAATCTGTCTATATCAAAGACATGCAAGTAACTGTGGATAAGAATAAAATTTCCCAATATCGTGTAAATGCGAAGGTCTCCTTCGCTATCTCTGAGGAGATGGATAATTAA
- the upp gene encoding uracil phosphoribosyltransferase translates to MIIHRFDLKNSILNTFIAEIRDKTVQKDGMRFRRNIERIGEVLGYELSKTLDYEAVVVDTPFGSKKSAKTTDSLVLCSVLRAGLPLHHGLLNYFDGAENAFISAYRHHPDDGDAFEVIVKYLAAPSLEGKTLILTDPMLATGKTLENVLKALSGHGTPKKIHIISVIGSKAGVAHVQEIFPDETELWIASVDEELTRKGYIIPGLGDAGDLSYGEKL, encoded by the coding sequence ATGATAATCCATCGATTTGATCTTAAAAATTCCATATTAAACACCTTTATAGCTGAAATCCGGGACAAAACCGTTCAAAAAGATGGAATGCGGTTCCGAAGAAACATTGAGCGTATTGGTGAGGTATTGGGATATGAACTGAGCAAAACCTTGGATTATGAAGCTGTTGTGGTTGATACCCCTTTTGGTTCAAAAAAAAGTGCCAAAACCACAGATTCCTTGGTACTCTGCTCTGTACTTCGGGCGGGACTGCCGCTGCACCATGGACTTTTGAATTATTTTGATGGAGCTGAAAATGCATTCATCTCCGCGTATAGACACCATCCTGATGATGGTGATGCATTTGAGGTCATTGTTAAATATTTAGCCGCTCCTTCTCTGGAAGGCAAAACCTTGATTTTAACTGATCCCATGTTGGCAACGGGAAAAACCTTGGAAAACGTCCTTAAAGCACTTAGCGGCCACGGAACCCCAAAAAAAATCCATATTATTTCCGTAATCGGCTCAAAGGCAGGAGTGGCGCATGTGCAAGAAATTTTTCCGGATGAAACAGAATTATGGATAGCGTCGGTTGATGAAGAGCTCACCAGGAAGGGCTACATCATACCAGGTCTTGGTGATGCCGGAGACCTTTCGTACGGAGAGAAACTATAA